The sequence below is a genomic window from Desulfovibrio desulfuricans.
ATAACCGCGTTGGTGGATGAAGCCGAGCTGTGCGTAAGGGGGATGGAGCCGGGCGGCAGGCTACGCATTGGCGCACTGGAAAGTGCGGCGGCGGCGCGTTTGCCCGAAGTTCTGGCCCGTTTGCATGCGGAATATCCCGGCATCGAGCTTGAGCTTGTGATAGGTACCAGCAGTTCCCTGTACGGGGATATTCTGGAAAACAGGCTGGATGCGGTATTTGTGGTTGATGCGCCCACAGATGAACGGCTGGAGAGAATGGAGGCATTTACTGAGCGGTTGGTGCTGATTGCCACCAGGGAGCATCCGCCCATCCATACGCCGGACGACATAGGGCGCAAGGCCGTGCTGGCTTTTCAGGGGGGGTGCGCCTACCGGAACCGGCTGGTGAACTGGTTTCGGGCCTACGGGTGGGAGCCGCAGCATATTGTTGAGCTGGCTTCGTACCACGCCATTGTGGGAGGCGTTATTGCGGGCATGGGGGTTGGGGTGGTTCCGGCATCGGTTCTTGAGCTGTGCCGCACCAACGGCATGCTTTCCGTGCATGCCCTTGAACACCCCCTGTGCAATGCCGTAACCGAGCTTGTGTGGCGCAAGGGCATGGCCTCGGCCAACGTGGCGGCTATCTGTCGCTGCCTCACAAGCTGTGAGAAAAAAACATCTGCCATTCCCGCAGGATAGCTGAGGCGGGCACCCCTCATTTGCCGCCGTGGCTGCGGGACCAGCGGCAAGCCAGAGTCACTCCTTTGGCATTGCCTCAAGACAGCCTGTGGAACGGCCAGTGCTTGCTGTCCACCTGTCCAGCTAAACTGGGCCCGAACCTGTTGCCGTATCTGTTGGGGCAGTCTTGGCCTATACCAAGGGCGCGGTTTCAAAAAAGGTATACGTGTCCTTGCCCTTCTGCTTGGCGCGGTACAGGGCTGTATCTGCACTTGCATACAGTTCGCTGAAGTTTTTGCCATGCAGGGGAAAGAGCGCCACGCCCATGCTTGCGGCAATGTGGTGCTGCCCCTCGCCTCCATACGTGGTGTGGCGGATGCACTTGCAGAGTTCTTCAAGCTTTGTGGTCAAGGCAGCACTGCTTTGCTGGCATGTAAGAACAATAAATTCATCGCCGCCGATGCGGCCTACCAGATCTCCGGGTGCAAAGGCCGCCCGCAGACTCTGGGCAAACTCCTGAATGATCCTGTCGCCCGCAACATGGCCCAATGAGTCGTTGAGTTCCTTGAAGTTATCTATATCAAGCATGATCATGGCCAGGGCGCCAGCGTCGCACTGATGTTCCGCCAGGCGTCTGTCAATTAGCGCTTCTGTGGTCATCTTGTTGTAAAGACCAGTTAAGCCGTCTTTTTGGGCCATATCCTGGAGGCTGAGTTCCTGTCTTTTGTCGTGGTCAATGTTCTGGCGGCAAATGACAATGTGGATGGAATCATTCTCTGCCCAGCGCAAAATATAGCCGGTTTCTCTGAACCAGATGTACTGGCCGTTGCCCTGCATGCACTGGAAATCGCAACTTAGCTTGTTACGCTGCTCCTGAAGGGCTGTGCGTATGGATTCCGGGCTGAAAGTTTGCAGGTACAGGTTTACATGTTCGGGCAGGATATGCTTTGCCACAATGGTTTGCAGCATGGTGCTGTATGATGTGTTTGGCTTGAGGCCCAACTGCTGCATAAACTTTTTTGTGCCTTCACCGCAGGCAACATCATTGGTTATGTCAAATTCAACAATGCTTTCGTAAATATGCGATGTGGCGTTTTGAAGTATGGCATGATACTTTAATTCTTCAGCAATAGTGAGAGAAATTATCTTATTTTTGTATCTACGTATTATTGCTGTTACAATAAAAATGACAATTATCATTGTAAAGCCAACAACAATAGCGCCAGTGTAGTATTTTGTTCTGATCTGTCTGATTATTTCAGAGGTGTTTTTGTCTGTAATGAGGAAAAGATCAGGAGCAGGAAGGTAGCGCGTGACGGCATAGCCATCGGTGCCATGACCAGAATACCATGTGTCTGAAATTTCTGTGCTGTTCTTTTTCAGGGTATTTTTGACTGCGGCAAAGGTTTGCGCGGTATAAATATCCGCGGCAGGCCTGCCCTGAGCGGATGAAGATATCTGGATGGCCCCATCGGCGTTCACAAGATAGGATTTAACCGCAAATTGTTGCTCATACTTGATAAGCATGGCCTGTATGGTGTTTACAGTAAAACCAACGCCCACAATGCCCACGGTTTCGTTATTCTTGTTTTTAACAGCACAGTTTACAAATACTGTAATGGTGTCGTGCGCAGCTTTGTCGTTATCAATATTGAGTGAAAATTCCTGATTGCTTGCAATAAATTCCCGTACCCATTTGTTTTCAGGATTAGAATGGTCAACAATGCGGTCAACACCAGAAAAGTTGTAGTAACGGTCTGTCTGCATGGAGACAAGAAAAACAGAATCATAATTGTATTTTTTTCTGTAAGCGGCGAGGTATTCCCTGATATTCAGCGTGTACGCCGGGTTTTTCAGGTTTTCCCTTTCCTGCGAGAGAAAATTGATCAAAAAACTGTCGTGCGCCATTGTCAGCGAAATATGTATGGATTGGGCAAAAATGGCGTCAATCTGATACATCATGCCTTCTGAGGCCAGGCGTGTCACGCTTTCCGCTTCTTTTTTCAGGGTGTCCACATTGGAACGGTAGCCTATTACAGAAGTGACGGAAAAGCCGATAACAATAATCAGGCAGATTATGAAATTGGTTCGGAAGGCATAGTTCTTGTGCATGGAGCGTCCTGAAGCGTGAAGGCAGACATGTCTGCAAGGAGTGATAAGACAGTATCCGGATGTGTTGAAAGTGAATGCGCCGATGCTGGACGGGCAAGGCCTCTGCCCTGGGCGTGGCATGTCCCCCTCCCTGCAACACGGAATGCCGTTTTGTATACCGTATTGCAGAAAGGAAGCCAAGGCATCTACTCGGAAATATGCCGATGGGCATAAGAAAAAACCGCCACGGCACAGCAGCCGTGGCGGCACTTTTACCGCTGTTCATGGGGCCTGCCCCGCAGCCAGCTCTCCGTGAGCCGGGCAGGGGGATGCTTAGCCCAGATCCACGTTTGACTTAAGGTAGAATTCGTCCTCGCGCGCCCAGTAACGCAGGCCGGGATGGTCGCGGAACTGCTCAAGCGCAACATTTTGCGACATGGCATCGGGACCTTTGAAACGTATCTTGACCTGACGCATGCCATCGGTTGAAGCCGACGACAATACAGAAATAATGCTCATGCCATGCGCCTTGAGCCTGTCGAGCAGTTCGCGCAGGGTGCCGGGCTGATAGGGAACTACAAAGCCCACCTCAACGCCGGGTTGTTCTGCGCCGCTCATGTCGAGCAGGGCCTTGAATACATCCCAGCCCGTGATGATGCCCACCAGTTTTTCCTCATCGTTCACCACGGGCAGGCAGGCAACGTGCCTGTCGATCATCCTTTTGGCCGCCTGCTCAATCGTGCTTTTATACGTGATGGTCACCGGATCGACCACCATGACATCTCTGGCCTTGGTTTCGCTCATGATTTCCAGAAGCTCAATGATTTCGAGCCCCGTGGACTTGCTGGGAGCAAAACTGCGGACATCGGAAGACGAGATGAGCCCAACCACAACATTGTTGGCGTCAACCACAGGGAGTCGGTTTATTTTGTGTTCCTTGAACAGCTTCCGGCACTGGAGCAGGGTTGCGGTCGGCGGAATGGAAATTACCTTGGATTGCATCCAGTCGAGTATCAGCATGGCATCCTCCCTGGGGGTAGTGCGAGGGTTGCCCCTCCCGTCTGGTGGGAATGGAATGGGCGGACTATGCCAGCCCATTCCATGAGGCAAGCGTTGTTATTTGGAACAGCCGCATCCACAGCCCTGCAATTTGTTGCGTATAAATTCAGGCAAAATACCGCGCACAGATTCCATTGTCACCATGCGGCGCATGATGCCCAGTTGATCCTGAAGCGGCAGTTGCTTGGGGCAGACGTTGTCGCAGGCCAGTAGCCCCATGCAGCCGAATACGCCGCTATCATCGCCGATCAGTTCATAATAGTCCGCAGGTGTGCGGTTGTCGCGCGGGTCAATGTAGAAGCGCGCCATGCGGTTGATTGCCGTTGCGCCGATAAAGTCTTCGCGCATGCGGGCCGTGCCGCAGGCCGCCACGCAGCAGCCGCATTCAATGCAGCGGTCAAGCTCGAATATCTGGGTAGCCAGTTCGTTGTCCATGCGCTCTTCCTGCGCCTTGGGGTCAAACTCCTTGGTGGTGTGTATCCACGATTCGATCTTGGCTCCCACATTGCGAAACCATGTGCCCGTATCCACCGAGAGGTCGCCCAAAAGCTTGAACACCGGCAGGGGATGCAGGGTGATGTGGCTTGGCAGGTCGCTTGTCTGCGTGTGGCAGGCCAGACCGGGCCGCCCGTTGATGACCATGCCGCACGAACCGCAGATGCCAGCGCGGCAGCAAAAGTCAAACTGCAAGGAGGCGTCCTGCGTTTCGCGGATCATGTTCAGCGCGATAAACAGCGTCATGCTGTTATGTTCTTCAAGCTGGAATGTCTGCATATGGGGATGCGAGAGCGGATCCAGCGGATTGTAACGGAATATTTCAAACGTCAGATTGCGTCCCATATGGCTCTCCTTACCCCTGTTGTGCGTACGGTACAATTTTTTCCGGGCTGATGTCGGCGGTTATGATCTTGCCGCCGCCGTATCCACGGTCGCCGGGGGGCAGAATATAGAACGGCGTTGCCGGTTCGTACTTGAGGGTGGGCAGGGTGTCGCCTTCCTTCCAGTAGGCCAGGGTACGGTTGAGCCATTCCTTGTCGTTGCGCTCGGGGTAATCCTCGCGGGCGTGCGCGCCACGGCTTTCTGTGCGCATCAGCGCGCCGTAGGCCGTGCACAGGGCCAGCTTGAGCATGCCCGGTACGCGCAGGGCCATGGAAAGCTCGGCATTGGGGCCGGGGATGTTGCCGCTGGCAAGCCGCATGTTCTTGGTGCGCTCCAGCAGTTCCTGCAACTTGGCAACGCCTGCTTCCAGATCCTTGCCGTTACGGAAAATACCCACATGTTCCATCATGATGTCCTGCATGGCGTTGCGCAGGGTGTAGCAGTCGTCGCCGGTACCGCGCAGCAGGGCAGCGATGCGCCCCTTGACCTTGGTGGCGGCGTCCGTCATGGCCTGGGTTGAGAACACTGTTTCGTAACCTTTGAGGAATTCCACCAGTTTTGCGCCAACAATGCGGCCAGAAACAATGGTCTCGGCCAGCGAGTTGCCGCCAAGGCGGTTGAAGCCGTGCATATCCCAGCAGGCTGCTTCGCCAGCGGAGAAAAGCCCTTCAAGGCCGTAGGCGTGGCCGTCCTTGTTGATGCGTACGCCGCCCATGCTGTAGTGGTGGGTGGGCCGCACAGGTATAAGCTGGTGGATGGGGTTTACGCCCAGGAAGTGCGTTGAGATGTCGTACACTTCGCGCAGGTTTGTGGTGATATGTTTTTCGCCCAGATGGCGAATATCCAGCCACAAGTGCTCGCCATAGGGGCTTTGTACGCCAAGGCCCTTGCGCATGTGCTCGGTCATGCGGCGCGACACGACGTCGCGCGAGGCAAGCTCCGCCTTTTCCGGCTCGTAATCGGGCATAAAGCGGTATTCGTTCACGTCCAGCAGGGTGCCGCCGTCGCCGCGGCAGCCTTCTGTGACCAGAATGTCCGTGGGCACGGTGCCTGTGGGGTGAAACTGCACGGCTTCCATATTGCCCAGAGGCACAACGCCCGTTTCAAGGGCCGTGATCTGGCCGCCGCCGTCGCAGATGATGGCATTGGTGGTGGCCCGGTAAATACGGCCATAACCGCCCGTGGCGATAAGGGTTGCCTTGGCGAAATAGCCCACCAGTTCGCCGGTGCGCAGATCTCGGGCAACGCAGCCCATGCAGCGCTGTCCATCGTGAATCAGGGCCTCGGCCTGCATGCGGTCATGTACGTCAACGCCCAGTTGCAGCAGGCGGTTATCAAGGGTGAACAGCACGGCGTGGCCTGTGCCGTCAGATGTATAACAGGTGCGCCATTTGGCAGTGCCGCCAAAGGCGCGGGAGTGGATCAGCCCCTCGTTTTCCTTTTTTTCCGTTGCCTGAAAGGGCTTGCCGCCCTTGTAGTAGGTGTGTTCACCGGGCACAACGCGGCTCCAGGGAACGCCCATCCAGGCCATTTCGCGCATGGCGATGGGGCCTGTCTCGGCAAACAGGCGGGCCACTTCCTGGTCGCAGCCCCAGTCGGAGCCTTTGACTGTATCGTTGAAGTGCACCTCGGGGCAGTCGCCCTCGCCCATGATGGAGTTGCCCAGCGCCGCCTGCATGCCGCCCATGGCGGCTGATGAGTGCGACCGCTTGGGCGGCACCAGTGAAAGACAGATAACGCTGAAACCCGCCTGCGCCGCTTCCACGGCAACGCGTTCCCCGGCCAGGCCGGCGCCTATGCAAAGAACATCGCTTTCAAAAACTCGCATACGCACCCCCTATCCCAAGAACCACACGCGGGTCAGAGCCGCCGCGCCGAGCAGAAGATAACAGCCCATGACAATCCAGGTCCACTTGCGCCACGCCGGGCGCGTGGCCTTGACGCACACGCCGAACTTGACGGCCAGGCGGTACACGCCAATGCCCGTATGCAGAATGACGCAAGGCAGAAAGAACACGTAGAAGGCCAGCCAGCCCGAGTGCAGGCGCTTGGCGCTGCCCGCCACATTGATGGGCAGGTCTGTCATGACGCTGTAAATGTGGTAGAAAGCGCCAGCCAGAATAACGATGGCCGTAAAAACCTGCACCAGCCACAGCCACGTATCCACTTCCTTGAGGCCCTTGCTGTGTTGCACAAACACGCCAAGTTCATTGGCGCGGAAGGGCATTTTGCGGGCCGCAATGTAAAAGTGGAACAGGATCAGCAGCATGATAACGGGGGCCGCCACCTGCGCGAGCATGGTGACTTCAAGCAACCATGCAATGCCGTTGGTCAGTGCGGGGCTGAGGACGACTGTTCCTTCCAGCACAAGATGCACACATACAAACAGCGCCAGTACAGCGCCAGAAGCCGCTTGCCAGAAATCAAGGCGGGTTCGGTCATCGACAGGGGATCTGCTCAAGGCCATACCTACTCCTTCATAAAGATATCAGGCATTACAATACGGCGCGACAAACTGCGCCAATTCTAAGCATTCAGCATTTGGCATGCACAGGGGCGGCCGCAAGTCAGGATCGTCTGTACGGGGCCTGCCCTGTTTCGTAGTAGTTGTCGCCCGTGCTGTCGATGACCACAATGGCGGGAAAATCCTCCACTTCCATGGCGGCCACTGCTTCGGGCCCAAGGTCTTCGTAGGCCAGCACCGTATATTTTTTAATGCTGCGGGCGATCAGGGCGCCTGCCCCGCCCACGGCGGCAAGATACGGCACTCCATGCTTTTTCATGGCTTCCACCACTTCAGGCTTGCGGTAGCCCTTGCCGATCATGCCTTTGAGGCCCTGATCAAGCAGCCGTGGGGTATAGGCATCCATGCGCCCCGAGGTGGTTGGCCCGGCAGCGCCGATCACTTCGCCGGGTTTGGCCGGGCTTGGCCCCACGTAATAGACCACCGCGCCCTTCAGATCCACGGGCAGGGGTTCGCCCTTGTCCAGTGTTTCCACCAGGCGTTTGTGGGCCGCATCCCGCGCGGCAAGAATGGTGCCCGAAATCAGCACCCGGTCGCCAGCGCGCAGTGAACGCGCAGTGGCTTCGTCAAAAGGAGCGCGTATTCTTTTCATCTGGTTTTCCGACATGGTGGCCTCCTACAGCGTAACTTCGGCGTGGCGCGCCGCGTGGCAGTTGATGTTTACGGCCACAGGCAGGGAGGCAATGTGGGTGGGCGCCCACTCCACATGCACTTTCAGCGCCGTAGTCAGCCCGCCAAGGCCCTGAGGGCCAATGCCGGTCTTGTTGATAAGCTCAAGCAGTTCTTCTTCAAAGGCCGCATAGCGCGGATCGTGGTTGCGGCTTTCAAGGTCGCGGGCGGCGGCGCGCTTGGCGCAGATGGCGGCCATTTCCATGGTGCCGCCAAGGC
It includes:
- a CDS encoding sensor domain-containing diguanylate cyclase, translated to MHKNYAFRTNFIICLIIVIGFSVTSVIGYRSNVDTLKKEAESVTRLASEGMMYQIDAIFAQSIHISLTMAHDSFLINFLSQERENLKNPAYTLNIREYLAAYRKKYNYDSVFLVSMQTDRYYNFSGVDRIVDHSNPENKWVREFIASNQEFSLNIDNDKAAHDTITVFVNCAVKNKNNETVGIVGVGFTVNTIQAMLIKYEQQFAVKSYLVNADGAIQISSSAQGRPAADIYTAQTFAAVKNTLKKNSTEISDTWYSGHGTDGYAVTRYLPAPDLFLITDKNTSEIIRQIRTKYYTGAIVVGFTMIIVIFIVTAIIRRYKNKIISLTIAEELKYHAILQNATSHIYESIVEFDITNDVACGEGTKKFMQQLGLKPNTSYSTMLQTIVAKHILPEHVNLYLQTFSPESIRTALQEQRNKLSCDFQCMQGNGQYIWFRETGYILRWAENDSIHIVICRQNIDHDKRQELSLQDMAQKDGLTGLYNKMTTEALIDRRLAEHQCDAGALAMIMLDIDNFKELNDSLGHVAGDRIIQEFAQSLRAAFAPGDLVGRIGGDEFIVLTCQQSSAALTTKLEELCKCIRHTTYGGEGQHHIAASMGVALFPLHGKNFSELYASADTALYRAKQKGKDTYTFFETAPLV
- a CDS encoding fumarate reductase — its product is MALSRSPVDDRTRLDFWQAASGAVLALFVCVHLVLEGTVVLSPALTNGIAWLLEVTMLAQVAAPVIMLLILFHFYIAARKMPFRANELGVFVQHSKGLKEVDTWLWLVQVFTAIVILAGAFYHIYSVMTDLPINVAGSAKRLHSGWLAFYVFFLPCVILHTGIGVYRLAVKFGVCVKATRPAWRKWTWIVMGCYLLLGAAALTRVWFLG
- a CDS encoding fumarate reductase iron-sulfur subunit translates to MGRNLTFEIFRYNPLDPLSHPHMQTFQLEEHNSMTLFIALNMIRETQDASLQFDFCCRAGICGSCGMVINGRPGLACHTQTSDLPSHITLHPLPVFKLLGDLSVDTGTWFRNVGAKIESWIHTTKEFDPKAQEERMDNELATQIFELDRCIECGCCVAACGTARMREDFIGATAINRMARFYIDPRDNRTPADYYELIGDDSGVFGCMGLLACDNVCPKQLPLQDQLGIMRRMVTMESVRGILPEFIRNKLQGCGCGCSK
- a CDS encoding CBS and ACT domain-containing protein; the encoded protein is MLILDWMQSKVISIPPTATLLQCRKLFKEHKINRLPVVDANNVVVGLISSSDVRSFAPSKSTGLEIIELLEIMSETKARDVMVVDPVTITYKSTIEQAAKRMIDRHVACLPVVNDEEKLVGIITGWDVFKALLDMSGAEQPGVEVGFVVPYQPGTLRELLDRLKAHGMSIISVLSSASTDGMRQVKIRFKGPDAMSQNVALEQFRDHPGLRYWAREDEFYLKSNVDLG
- a CDS encoding fumarate reductase flavoprotein subunit, whose product is MRVFESDVLCIGAGLAGERVAVEAAQAGFSVICLSLVPPKRSHSSAAMGGMQAALGNSIMGEGDCPEVHFNDTVKGSDWGCDQEVARLFAETGPIAMREMAWMGVPWSRVVPGEHTYYKGGKPFQATEKKENEGLIHSRAFGGTAKWRTCYTSDGTGHAVLFTLDNRLLQLGVDVHDRMQAEALIHDGQRCMGCVARDLRTGELVGYFAKATLIATGGYGRIYRATTNAIICDGGGQITALETGVVPLGNMEAVQFHPTGTVPTDILVTEGCRGDGGTLLDVNEYRFMPDYEPEKAELASRDVVSRRMTEHMRKGLGVQSPYGEHLWLDIRHLGEKHITTNLREVYDISTHFLGVNPIHQLIPVRPTHHYSMGGVRINKDGHAYGLEGLFSAGEAACWDMHGFNRLGGNSLAETIVSGRIVGAKLVEFLKGYETVFSTQAMTDAATKVKGRIAALLRGTGDDCYTLRNAMQDIMMEHVGIFRNGKDLEAGVAKLQELLERTKNMRLASGNIPGPNAELSMALRVPGMLKLALCTAYGALMRTESRGAHAREDYPERNDKEWLNRTLAYWKEGDTLPTLKYEPATPFYILPPGDRGYGGGKIITADISPEKIVPYAQQG
- a CDS encoding LysR family transcriptional regulator, coding for MEVSDLRTFMAVMETGSISHAAKALHRVPSGVTARIMLMEEELGIQLFLREKKRLLPTARGQTLYTYARRITALVDEAELCVRGMEPGGRLRIGALESAAAARLPEVLARLHAEYPGIELELVIGTSSSLYGDILENRLDAVFVVDAPTDERLERMEAFTERLVLIATREHPPIHTPDDIGRKAVLAFQGGCAYRNRLVNWFRAYGWEPQHIVELASYHAIVGGVIAGMGVGVVPASVLELCRTNGMLSVHALEHPLCNAVTELVWRKGMASANVAAICRCLTSCEKKTSAIPAG
- a CDS encoding Fe-S-containing hydro-lyase, which gives rise to MSENQMKRIRAPFDEATARSLRAGDRVLISGTILAARDAAHKRLVETLDKGEPLPVDLKGAVVYYVGPSPAKPGEVIGAAGPTTSGRMDAYTPRLLDQGLKGMIGKGYRKPEVVEAMKKHGVPYLAAVGGAGALIARSIKKYTVLAYEDLGPEAVAAMEVEDFPAIVVIDSTGDNYYETGQAPYRRS